The following is a genomic window from Bacteroidia bacterium.
CAGAGGCGAATATGAGTAAGAAGGTGATAAATAATGTTCGCATGTTTTTTATGATTAGTTTCAATTATTTCAGGTTGTATGTAATACTTTAAAGAGTAATCTTCATTCCCACAAAAGTGCTGATACCAATACCCCGACCGGTGAAGATATCTCCGTAAGAGGAACTGAGTTTTATTGCTTTATCGACATCCTCTCCGTTGATTCGAGGCTTGCTAATGGCCATACGTGCCACAACTCCCGCTTCGATTTGCATATTGGGATGCAGACTGAAACCCAGTCGGCCACCAGCTTCCGCCATATGCTGCTGTAAATACAGGTTATATAATGCACCTGCCAGGTTACTGGTATTTTCCTGAGCATACCCGACCATACCACTATAATGGAAATTACGGGCAAAATATCTTTCCAGCATAAATCCACCCGACCAACGGATAAAGTCTGTCTCATTGGGGCCTGGATAAATGGTTTGTATCAAAATAGGCGTCGTGTTTTCAATATCCTTTCTGGTTTTGGAGTTCATGTCAAATACCACACTTCCATAAAGCCAAAGCCCATGAATTGAGTGCCCGGGTTTTCCTGAAGATATGCCCTGAGATAAGTTGAACTCTCCTCTGACCGAAAATCCAGACATTCCCCCAATCAGTCCTCTCTCCATTCCTATACTTACATTTGCCCCAAATCCATTATTCTCTCTCAGAAACATTCCTTCATAGGGTTTTTTGCCCTGAATCTGATAAAATACCGAAGTGCCTGAAAGAATGTTGCCATCTGCCACTTTCGCATTATCCCCAATTTCATAAACTCTCACTACTCCTACTCGTTTGGAGTATAACTCACCTTTGGCATTTTGGCGGTCTTCCATCACAAAAAATCGATTATCCACTTTAATTCCTTCTTTGGTGCCCAGTTTTACACTGATTGGATCTGTCTTTAAAATGTTACCTGCAATACCAAAATTCTCATTACTCCCCTTTCCCTCCAGACCGCTTAATATTTTATTCATTACATTATTCATGCATGAGGCAAACAGTTCATCATCGCTTTTGGCAGAGAAAGAAGCGCGCGCAATCGCATTTATTACTCCGCCTGTCTTCTGGGGTGGATTTTTGTCCTGCACTCCCTCTGCACTAAATTCATAACTTCTTTCATACCTGAACGGGAATGACATATTATCAAATGCTTCTTTGCGTGAAGCGATCAGTTTACTATCGTCATTTGATTCGACCCACAAATCATTCCAGAATATACTTTGAACAGAATCTCCAAAATCGAGTTTGAATAAATGAACCCGGACATCTGCTCGGTACCCGACCTTCGTGCGGGAGGATGCGCTGGTCTCTCTTCGTGTGTAATAATTATTCATTGATTCCATCCGGGCTATGTCCAAAACAAGAACGTAGGTAAGATTTACCAGTTTATCTGCGTCATCCATCAAAGCCGTATTGCCTCGTACTGTACCTTTGGAGTTGATGACCTGCATATCATTGACATTATACAGCGCCCTCTCCCTAAAAGTCCCATCCACAATGAATACACCATCTTCTGTGCGATCAAACCATTTGGCAATGATCTGATTTCCCACCTTATTGTCCATTAGCCATTGATTAAATTGTTCCCTGACTTGCTGTGTATCAATTTTGGCAGGATTATCCTGTACGGATTTTTTTAGCTTTCGGAAAGCGCCTATTTTGTTTAAGGTTTCAGAAGATTCTTTCTGGGGAATTTCGTAAGTGTTTCGGCTAAAGTTTACTGGAAATATCTGATCTTTGATAATATGAGCGTCGTACTTTACTGGAACACTGATCGGCTCGCAATTCAAAGCAGCGCGCTTGTCCAAATCCGGAAAATTTGCCATGACAACTGTAAGGGAATTCCGGTCATATGTCCGGGATTGTCTGGCATCTGGCTCCTGTGCATTTAAGCGAGACATTAATAAAGCTAAATACAAAAGGAGTAGTGCACTTCTTAATAAAAAAGTAACTTGTTTCATAACTACTGTTTTGGCGGGTAAATGATAGAGTGAAACAAATATGACTTGAATCATATAGCCGTACCAGAATATTATCTCCCCAACCTCCCACATCATTATCTCGCGAAGTCATTCATAAGGCTTCGATCCTGCATTTTGGGCATTATTTATGTGGTGCTTGTTCCTGTTGCCGGGTTTTAAATAAAATACTACCTTAAGCAAGTATTCTTTTACCTATTCCACCCCAATGCCCGACACCGCCAAAATCTACCTCTTCGAAAAGATTTACGCGCTCCTCTCACCCAAGGAACAGCGTGAGTTTGATGCCTGCCTCCTCGCCCGTATGGAAAACAAACAGCAGGATATGGTGACGCTCTTCCTCGCATGGAAAGAGAAACAATCCTGGGATAAAATCGGAGAAATCACCGGAAAAAACGGCAACCCGCTCGAAAAAAGAATGGACCATCTCCGGGGAGAGCTTCAGGAGGAAATCGAAGATTTTCTCGCGTGTGCCGCCTTCCGCAGCCAGTCGCATATACGCGATACCGCCCTGCTCGAAGAAATACAGTCCCGCGGCGACAAAGATCTCTTTCAGATTTATAACACGAAAGTCAACAACCGCCTCGAAAAAGACCCCGTGAGAGGTGCCGAATATTATCGCGAAAAATTTCACCGAACCAACCTCCTTCAGGCCCATCTCAATATTTTCCCCAACAAACTCCGCAAAAATGAAGACCTCGCCGAAGAAGTCGCCAGCCATTGGACACACAGCATCAAATCCGAAGTACTTGAAGTCGCACTGCTTCTGTTTTCGCAAAATATCGATCCCACCAAAATGCTTGCGCCCCTGCTTAAATGGGCTACCCAAAAACCGGAAAACGAAGACCCCCGCTCGCCTTTTATCGTCTATCGGCAGGTGTATGAACTCTACAAACAAATACCCTTTAAAGAAGAGAACCTACCCGAATCGTCTTACCAAACCCATATCAAGCTACGCGAACTGAAGCCCGTTTTCTCCGAAAGTTCATACACTGCACTCTCTCGCCTGGTATTTAATTTTTTTACCCGCCGCTCCAAACACTTTGAGCAAAAACAGGACTTTGATGTGTTGATCGATATTGTGGAAAATAGCTTTTCCAAAGGCCCGCAGCGGATCGGCCCGCAGATGTACCGGACAGTCATCTCCCTGTACCTCAACTATACCTATTTCTGCGATGATAATGCGGAAAAAGATTCCTATATCCAAAAAGCCGAAGCTTTTCTGGAGGATTTTAAACCTTTTCTCGATGATGGGGTTCGGGAGAATGCCTATGAGATCAATAAAGCAGCGATTTCGTTTTATAAGGGAGAATTTGAGTCGGTTTATGCAGGCTTACTTCTGTCTGATCCGTTTTATGGTATCAACCTCCAGTTTCTGATCATACAGGCTATGTACGAAACCAAAACCGGGATCCCCCGCATTCCCGACGAACTCCATACCCTCTCCCAGCGACTGCGGCAGGCCAATAATATCCCCAGGCTGGATAAAGATACTTACGCCAACCGTGTAAAAATTTTCAAGCAACTACTGAAAATCGAAACAAAAAAAGATCGCAACAAATTTCTCGAAACCATAAAAAAAACCCAGCCCCTCACGGGCCGGGTCTGGTTTATCAAAAAGGCGATGGAACTGAAGGTCGGAGAATGATTATAAATCTTCCGATATGACCACTGTCTCTACGATCAGTTCAAAATTGGTCTGGATGCGGAAATAATACACCCCGGGCGCCAGATCTGTTTCAAAGGTGCCGGAGCCGTTTACCGAAGTGGAAAATACCAGCGTGCCGGAGGAACTCACAATATCCAGATGGCTGATGTTGGCCATTGCACCTGCCGTGATTTCCACATAGTCATAGACCGGATTCGGAGCAATGACTACCGAAGAATCGGGATGGGAAATCTTGGCCTGGATATCATCAATCTTAATTACAACCCCACGGGCCTGTACCAATTGAGGAACAACGATAATGGCAATGACAACCAGCAACAGCGGACGGATGGCGGAGCGTAAGGCAAAATCTGACCCAGCCCCCTCCTGACGGAAAGAGTTTACGAAGTTCATTTTAGTAATTGTTAAATTTTGAAAAATGAATACTGCGCCCCTAAGGGCCGCAAAGGATCAGAAAGCGCTTTCAGAAACCACCACATGCAATAGTTGCATGCATTTCACATGGGATGGCAAAAAAGAACGGTTTATAATAAAAAATTCCTTTTTTATGTTATATAAAGAAGAGTATGGGTTTGCCAAAAGGTAAACACCACTTCAAAAAAAATTAACCCGCCAAACCTAAGTTTTGTAAAAAATGAGATATCCGCACTTCCGGTTGATACCAACCGCAGCCACTATTTGGTGTTTTTTGAGCATGGCTATTTTCTCAGCGACCTTTCTCAGTTGTGGGAAAAATGATCCTGTGTCAGAAAATTCAACAGTTGAGGTAAACCCAGCAGTCACTGACAGCCTCATAAAACAGATTACTGATGCAGGACAACTTCTATTCGAAAACAATTATGATTCGGCTTTTGTACGGTTTCAGGAGATTGCTGATGCATCGCTCAAAGCCAAAGTATGGAAAGTCTATACCCGGGCCATGATTCAGATCGCAGCTTTATATTCTGAAAGAGAACAGTACGAATATGCGCTGCACAAATACCTGCTGCCCGTACAGGATACGCTGGATAAATACAGTTCCGACAACTACCCCGATCAGCTATTAATTTATGCAAACACAATACCTGTAATGGCAGAAACTGGCAGGATAAACAAAGCGCTAGAAGTAGGTGTTACAATGGATAGCCTGCTTCAAAAGGAAAAAAACAGGTTAAACGCCCTCATAGACACTACGAAAAACGAAAAAAACAGACAAGTACTTCAGCTGGTTTTGTTTCATGAGGATTGGACAACCCAACATCTTCTTTCCATATTATACCTTAAAGCCGGGAAAACTCAAAAAGCAGGGCAGTACCTGGAAAACACCAAAAGTACCCTAAGCCAACTCATCTCAGCCAATCCTGCCAGTGCATTATTATATCCTTTGTACCTTAGTAAGGTGGGGAACTTCCACGAACACCTGGGAAACTTAGATTCTGCAGAATATTACTATCATCAGGCGTTTAACTTAGCGGCTGAGACAGGAAATGCAGCTTCAGCCGAAACAGATACCTACAACCTCGGCATCATCAACCGGAAGCGGAAAAAAATAGAGGAAGCCATAAAGTGGTTTGAACAATCGCTCGACATCACCCGCCAAATCGGTGAAAGTTCCGACCGGTCGGATGTGCTGACGCATCTCCAGCTCGCCCGTACCTGGTATGCCCTCGGTAATAAACCTCAAGCTATGACCCATATCCGGCGGGCGATTGCGAAACAATCGGTCAACTACTCCCATGAAAGCTCATTGGATATCAACCCCTCTGCCTCCGAAATTCTCCACGACCTCCGGTCTGTAGAGGCGCTTTACCTCAAGGCCCGATATATGGCGGAGGACTGTTTTGACAGACTCAACACTCAACCCTGCCAGGCCACCATCGCCACCGGAGGACTTGCGTTTGAGATTGTAAATGACCTCAAACACGTGCTCCATACCAGCGAACTGGCACTTTCCATTGTTGATTCACTTCTTCAGATCAATTTTTTTGCAAAGGAAGAGACTGAATTCAGTCTCGCCGATTCCGCCTCCGCTTTATATGAAAATGCAGTACATGTGGCTTTCCTTCTCGCCGAACTGGAACCCGAACGGGCAGAATTTTACCATCAGGAAGCATGGAAATACTCCGAAGCCAATAAATACAATCTTTTGTTTTATGGGATCCAAAGAGGGGAAGTCGAACGCTTCGGCAAGGTTCCGGCAGATTCTATTATCCGGGAAAGGATTCTTGCAGAAAACCGCCGCAGGTTGGAAACGGAGATTTTTACCCGAAAACAGGCAGGAGAAAATCTGGGAGAAAATGCCCCGGTCGTTGCAGCACTCGCCTCGACAGAAGCCGCCTGGAACAATCTGGAGAAATACTATCAGCAGACCTTTCCCGATTACTACGAATTGCGTTTCGGGAAAAATGACATTACTATCCCAACTGTACAGCAAAAACTGCTGAAAAAAAATGAAGCCATGCTGGAGTATCTGTCAACGGGAGAAGCCATTTACGCATTTCTCATTACACCGGATACAGTGGTTACTTTCAGTACCTGCGGAGTACCTGATTCGCTGATTGAAAATTTCCGTATGAGCGTCTCCGGCGTTTTGCTTCCGGCAGACAATGCCGGGAAAGACTGGAAATACAACCATATTGCTATTCCCGCTCATAAGCTTTACACCGAGATCCTCCAGCCAGCGACAGATATATTAAAAAACCTCTCCGACCAGCCCTGGCGACTGCATATCGTACGGGATGGAAAGCTCAACTACCTCAATTTCAATACCTTCCTTTCATCCCTTCCTCCCGCAAATGAAGAAACCCTTTCACCGTGGGAGTATGTGGTCATGGACGAAAAAATTACTATCAACTATCAGTACTCCGCAGCCATCGCATTTCGCGAATCCAAAAGAAAAAGCGATACGCAGTTTATCGCCAACTATGCCGGATTTGCACCCTGGCCGGTGGAAAACGAACTTGAATATTCGCGAAAAACGGTGCGGACGGTTAAAAATCACCTCGGTTATTCTTCGCGTGCATATACCTCACCCAAATCGCCCGGGCATCTGATGGAAGTTTTTCTGGACAAAGGGGCGCAATTTAAAATCTGCCATATTTCCACACATGGAAAAGCAGATGCCAGCGATCCCGCATTTTCCAGTATCCTTTTTTCGGCGGCAGATTCGCTTACGGCTCAGATAATATACGAATCAGATTTCCCCAACCAGCAGATTATCCTCGACGCATGTGAAACGGGAGTGGGAAAAAGTGTTTCAGGGGAGGGAATTCTCAGCCTCGACCGTGCATTTACATTTGCCGGGGCGCATTCGGTGATGATGAGCCTTTGGCAGGTGGAAGACGCAGCAGCCGGCGTACTTATGGAAGACTACTTCGAAAATCTGAAAAAAGGGTCAGACCGCGATCTGGCATTAAAGCAGGCACAGATGCAGTATGTTCGCAGCCAGGGAAACAATCATCCCTTTTACTGGGCTGCCATGGTGACTATCGGTGACCACGCACCGATCAGCCTGTCGTCTTCACGCTTGTACGGGTATATATTGGTGGGCCTGGTTATGGGGGTACTGCTGGCGATGTTTTTTTTCAGGAGAAGACGCCAGGGTTAGGGTGAAAGAATATCCAGATTTTTAAGCGCGAGCCTGTAATATTTATTTTCAGGATTGGAGCTATCGCGGGTTACTTCCCGGAGTGCCTGAATGGCCCGATCCTGATCACCTTTTTCGTGGTAGAGCACAGAAAGTTGCAGCCAGGCAGGCAGCCGGTCATTCATTTCTTCTCCATGTCGGGCCACATTCAGCAAATATTTTTCCGCCTTTTCCAAATCTTTGGTTGGTGCAGGCGCATACAGATAGTTTACCCCCGCATAATATCTGCGTACGGTTTCTGACTTGGATATGGGGCCGGAATCGAGGGTGAGGAGCGAATCAGAATCGGCTTCTTTCACAAGAAAACGCAGATTCTGCTGAAAATCTCCCATAGATTCGGGATGTGCGATTAATCCTTCAGCGCCGTCGCCCTTTACCTCAGTCATCGGGCGAAGTTCATAGTTTATCCCATCCGGAAATTGAGAGTTGGAAAATAAGAATTTCACAAAAAATGATACCCCGATAAACACAACCGAAGCCGCAGCGAAATAAATATACAGGCGGGGAAAATTTCGCAGTCGCTTGTTTTGAGCAGCAGGCTCCGTTTTGGATTTTTCATAATTTTCCCGGGCAACCTGATCTGCTAATGCGAGAATCATGGTCTCCTGAAACCGGAAGGCCTCAGCCAGTTCGCTGTCAGTTTCCATTCGTTTCAAAAACTGTTCTCGTTCTGCTTTGGGCATTTCACCGCGAAACAGGCGGTCGAGGTCTTCCTGATAATGTTCCATTTTTTAAAAAAATTATTCTCTGATTGAAACAAAAACACCCCTCAGCCGCTTAATACACCTATTTTTTTGAGTTTTTGCGCCATCTGCCGACTCATAGTCCATCGCAATTGCAATTTCAGCCATTTTTCTCCCTTCCATATAAAATAAGGTAAGGATTTTATAGCAAATCAGGCTTTCCTTTTTTAAATTAGTCAATGCACGGTTTAGTTTTCTGACCATACTTTCCATTTCGCTATTATCTTCCATTTCCTCATTTTCATCATAGCTGGGAGGAAAATCTGTTTCAGAATTTTGTTTTCGGGCCAAACGAAACCAGTCGCGCTTCAGGCTTGTGAAAAACAATCCATCAAAGTCTCTGACCTTCCAGCCGCCTTCCTGTGTGTATTTTTTCCATAGTCTTAGAAAAAAATCTGAACATATATCTTTTGCATCTTCTTCCGGACACCCCTTTTGTAAAAGAGATTTTACTCCTTCTGAATAATAACAATCCATTAACCTCCGATAAGCTGAAACTGAAGTAGAAACC
Proteins encoded in this region:
- a CDS encoding sigma-70 family RNA polymerase sigma factor — its product is MPKCDAASLLQEITNYSASVSTSVSAYRRLMDCYYSEGVKSLLQKGCPEEDAKDICSDFFLRLWKKYTQEGGWKVRDFDGLFFTSLKRDWFRLARKQNSETDFPPSYDENEEMEDNSEMESMVRKLNRALTNLKKESLICYKILTLFYMEGRKMAEIAIAMDYESADGAKTQKNRCIKRLRGVFVSIRE
- a CDS encoding T9SS type A sorting domain-containing protein — encoded protein: MNFVNSFRQEGAGSDFALRSAIRPLLLVVIAIIVVPQLVQARGVVIKIDDIQAKISHPDSSVVIAPNPVYDYVEITAGAMANISHLDIVSSSGTLVFSTSVNGSGTFETDLAPGVYYFRIQTNFELIVETVVISEDL
- a CDS encoding CHAT domain-containing tetratricopeptide repeat protein, translated to MAIFSATFLSCGKNDPVSENSTVEVNPAVTDSLIKQITDAGQLLFENNYDSAFVRFQEIADASLKAKVWKVYTRAMIQIAALYSEREQYEYALHKYLLPVQDTLDKYSSDNYPDQLLIYANTIPVMAETGRINKALEVGVTMDSLLQKEKNRLNALIDTTKNEKNRQVLQLVLFHEDWTTQHLLSILYLKAGKTQKAGQYLENTKSTLSQLISANPASALLYPLYLSKVGNFHEHLGNLDSAEYYYHQAFNLAAETGNAASAETDTYNLGIINRKRKKIEEAIKWFEQSLDITRQIGESSDRSDVLTHLQLARTWYALGNKPQAMTHIRRAIAKQSVNYSHESSLDINPSASEILHDLRSVEALYLKARYMAEDCFDRLNTQPCQATIATGGLAFEIVNDLKHVLHTSELALSIVDSLLQINFFAKEETEFSLADSASALYENAVHVAFLLAELEPERAEFYHQEAWKYSEANKYNLLFYGIQRGEVERFGKVPADSIIRERILAENRRRLETEIFTRKQAGENLGENAPVVAALASTEAAWNNLEKYYQQTFPDYYELRFGKNDITIPTVQQKLLKKNEAMLEYLSTGEAIYAFLITPDTVVTFSTCGVPDSLIENFRMSVSGVLLPADNAGKDWKYNHIAIPAHKLYTEILQPATDILKNLSDQPWRLHIVRDGKLNYLNFNTFLSSLPPANEETLSPWEYVVMDEKITINYQYSAAIAFRESKRKSDTQFIANYAGFAPWPVENELEYSRKTVRTVKNHLGYSSRAYTSPKSPGHLMEVFLDKGAQFKICHISTHGKADASDPAFSSILFSAADSLTAQIIYESDFPNQQIILDACETGVGKSVSGEGILSLDRAFTFAGAHSVMMSLWQVEDAAAGVLMEDYFENLKKGSDRDLALKQAQMQYVRSQGNNHPFYWAAMVTIGDHAPISLSSSRLYGYILVGLVMGVLLAMFFFRRRRQG